A portion of the Plasmodium relictum strain SGS1 genome assembly, chromosome: 11 genome contains these proteins:
- a CDS encoding Zn2+ or Fe2+ permease, putative: MEILLAKIICIFIFIIVTTTGCFIPYLIGIYGKKHESQNENKIKNILSNLNCFGSGFIFSIIMFHLLPETIFVVTEHDDMKIFNSYDKEIKILYIFFFVFIGFCMQLALEYVLPTDRHICCVLHENENVIPDENYINKLVKTNDNSHNIEMHNVIINEAQYLHACESHNIAKKNSWEFLQVLTMQSFFLTISLAIHSFIEGMVVGTSDQVNYVFINSFCILSHKWIAGITVSISLNQNNLSNSLKTILLIIFIISSPMGIVLGYLVQAAGEKVTCIINAISIGTLLFIGCEILLNEINEKFSRKVRFTKWVSFCFSCIIAFSIICFMAHFSPHTH, from the exons ATGGAGATATTATTGGCAAAGataatttgtatatttatttttattatagttACAACAACAGGATGCTTTATACCTTATTTAATAGGAATATATGGAAAGAAGCATGAAAgtcaaaatgaaaataaaataaaaaatattctttctAATTTGAACTGTTTTGGTTCaggttttattttttcaattataaTGTTCCATTTATTACCAGAAACTATTTTTGTTGTAACTGAGCATGAtgatatgaaaatttttaattcatatgATAAAGagataaaaattctttatatattttttttcgtaTTTATTGGGTTTTGTATGCAATTAGCTTTAGAATATGTCCTCCCAACAGATAGGCACATTTGTTGTGTTTTACATGAAAATGAGAATGTTATCCCTGATGAAAATTATAtcaa CAAATTAGTAAAAACTAACGACAATTCTCACAACATAGAGATGCATAATGTG aTAATTAATGAAGCTCAATATCTTCATGCCTGTGAAAGTCATAATATTGCAAAAAAGAATTCTTGGGAATTTTTACAAGTCTTAACTATGCAATCATTTTTCTTAACAATCTCATTAGCTATTCATTCTTTCATTGAGG gaatGGTTGTAGGAACATCAGATCAAGtaaattatgtttttataaattcattttGCATTTTATCTCATAAATGGATAGCGGGAATAACAGTTTCTATATCattaaatcaaaataattta agTAACAGTTTAAAgacaattttattaataatatttataatttcatcACCAATGGGAATTGTTTTAGGTTATTTAGTTCAAGCAGCTG gagAAAAGGTAACTTGCATAATTAATGCTATTTCTATAGGAACTTTACTTTTTATCGGATGTGaa atattattaaatgaaataaatgaaaagttTAGTAGAAAAGTTAGATTTACAAAATGGGTtagtttttgtttttcatgTATTATTGCATTTTCAATAATATGCTTTATGGCTCATTTTTCTCCACATACACATTAG
- the CLS gene encoding mitochondrial cardiolipin synthase, putative codes for MRIIDKITYLYKKFIKKKTNNSEEVNFDKLVNDNVEELKIEDKEEKEKLKKKWRDILIKNSEKYGKVSKGNKVKIYNDGLSAFSDILRSIDKSKKRVWFESYIFDDSRLAEIIVNSLCNASKRGCDVILLIDYIGSLKMKSKWVNKLKENNVNIIFFNTFLNSFLNMLPIFFRDHRKIIITDNCAYCGSMNVSENVIPNENFDKKENGEKKSKCLEYYDLHMKIKGPSVKDLADVFLDSLKMTKSSIIRNPIEKQKMYFSDDSCFIQVLESNVLRKVKSIQLTFDYIIKNAAYNIYITTSYFLPPGFLRRALFSALSNGVNISFLFSGNSDVYGDVPATYYIMKKFLKKFHKKNSTGEYNKILINYLNLRKNLYYQNFIRNPKNIHQNKKKKNRGTNKFYFFQKKHCHAKNLVVDNLWCAIGSFNWDRFSSRRNLEVMISIFDKKVCDQFIKEHQNKIKDNSIEITLPHITNRNVFQILMSYCAYHLGKLSGRNIFDGLSNNSKKTILRKALINKYLNDNCIQNISLNMMWGV; via the coding sequence atgagaattatagataaaataacatatttatataaaaaatttataaaaaagaagacaAATAATTCAGAAGAAGtaaattttgataaattaGTAAATGATAATGTAGAAGAGTTAAAAATTGaagataaagaagaaaaagaaaaattaaaaaaaaaatggagagatatcttaataaaaaattcagaaAAATATGGAAAAGTTTCCAAAggaaataaagtaaaaatttataatgatGGATTGTCAGCATTTAGTGATATATTAAGGTCAATtgataaaagtaaaaaaagagTATGGTTtgaatcatatatatttgatgATTCAAGATTAGCTGAAATAATTGTTAATAGTTTATGTAATGCATCAAAAAGAGGATGTgatgtaattttattaattgattATATTGGAagtttaaaaatgaaaagtaAATGGGTAAACAAgcttaaagaaaataatgtaaacattatcttttttaacacttttttaaattcatttctAAATATGTTACCAATTTTTTTTCGAGAtcatagaaaaataattataacagATAACTGTGCTTACTGCGGTTCAATGAACGTATCAGAAAATGTAATAccaaatgaaaattttgataaaaagGAGAAtggggaaaaaaaaagtaaatgcTTAGAATATTATGATTTGCATATGAAAATTAAAGGTCCATCAGTAAAAGATTTGGCAGATGTATTTCTTGATTCATTAAAAATGACAAAAAGTTCAATTATTAGGAATCCAATAGAAAAgcaaaaaatgtattttagTGACGATTCCTGTTTTATACAGGTATTAGAATCTAATGTTCTTAGAAAAGTTAAATCTATTCAATTAACCTTtgattatattataaaaaatgcagcatataatatttatattactaCTAGCTATTTTCTGCCTCCTGGATTTTTAAGAAGAGCTTTATTTTCTGCTTTATCCAATGGAGTTAATATTTCTTTCCTTTTTTCAGGGAATTCAGATGTATATGGTGATGTCCCTGCTACttattatataatgaaaaaatttttaaaaaaatttcataaaaaaaactcAACTggtgaatataataaaattcttataaattatttaaatttacgtaaaaatttatattatcaaaattttataagaaatccaaaaaatatacatcaaaataaaaagaaaaaaaatagaggtactaataaattttatttttttcaaaaaaaacattGTCATGCTAAAAATTTAGTTGTTGACAACCTTTGGTGTGCTATTGGATCATTTAATTGGGATAGGTTCTCATCAAGAAGAAATTTAGAAGTTATGATATCTATTTTTGATAAGAAAGTTTGTGATCAATTTATAAAAGAgcatcaaaataaaataaaagataattcaATCGAAATTACTTTACCTCATATAACAAACAGAAACGTTTTTCAAATTCTTATGAGTTATTGTGCTTATCACCTTGGAAAGTTATCAGGAAGAAATATCTTTGATGGATTATCTAATAATAGCAAAAAAACGATTCTAAGAAAAgctttaataaataaatatttaaatgataattgcattcaaaatatatctttaaaCATGATGTGGGGagtttag
- a CDS encoding citrate synthase-like protein, putative, with translation MNSLKRKLSIFSLKQNKYHFLKNSFFFEKKYLSFNKNHEKIKKESDQTLPHIMLETEIFFEFKEIFYRGFNICDLCELSTFDEIIFLLLYGRLPNLKELNEKKNYFENVFKNFDGKKILKVNEIFENSNLLELIRICMLNFSLHEKNNNDINLSYYKVLACSLRLITLFYTNKKDYSEIYEKKFDNFCSIFIENCSAKWKIRKKGNEKIACEKEKLNENENKIKKEKIKLLNILLILISENNINEKTYLIRMMSNIEDNYFNICLSAASFYIDIFKKINFDLSLKSFLNFDFSSIDKNKYEMHKISNINFFFYRNCFFLKKSNVLKQYLMNYCSNTSQSSLDILNHFTKIENIFLKRENKYASSYYYTLLTFYLLDIPMEFLSVLYFLARLLSFTAHINEQKKNNKIVKYSSVYIGNPHIKYTDINLR, from the exons ATGAATagtttaaaaagaaaattgtctatattttctttaaagcaaaataaatatcattttttaaaaaattcttttttttttgaaaaaaagtatttatcttttaataagaaccatgaaaaaataaaaaaagaaagtgaTCAAACTCTCCCTCATATTATGTTAGAAactgaaattttttttgaatttaaag aaattttttatagGGGGTTCAATATATGTGATTTGTGTGAATTGTCCACTTTTgatgaaattattttcttattattatatgGAAGATTAcctaatttaaaagaattaaatgaaaaaaaaaattattttgaaaacgtatttaaaaattttgatggaaaaaaaatcttaaaagtaaatgaaatttttgaaaattctAATTTGTTAGAATTAATAAGGATATGCAtgcttaatttttctttacacgaaaaaaataataatgatattaattTAAGTTATTATAAAGTATTAGCATGTTCTTTAAGATTAATAACGCTTTTTTATACTAATAAAAAGGATTATTCagaaatttatgaaaaaaagtttgataatttttgttcaatttttattgaaaattgTTCTGCTAAATggaaaattagaaaaaaggGTAATGAAAAGATTGCTtgtgaaaaagaaaaactaaacgaaaatgaaaacaaaattaaaaaagaaaaaataaaattgttaaATATCCTTTTAATATTGATAAGCGagaataatattaatgaaaaaactTATTTAATAAGAATGATGTCTAACATTGaagataattattttaatatatgctTATCTGCTGCTTCTTTTTACATAgatatctttaaaaaaattaattttgatTTGTCACttaaatcttttttaaactttgatttttcttctatagataaaaataaatatgaaatgcataaaataagtaacataaatttctttttttatagaaattgTTTCTTTTTGAAAAAGAGCAATGTTTTAAAACAgtatttaatgaattattgTTCAAACACTTCTCAATCAAGTTTAGAcattttaaatcattttactaaaatagaaaatatttttttaaaaagagaaaataaatatgcttcatcatattattatactcttttaactttttatttattagatATTCCAATGGAGTTTTTATcagttttatattttttagcaAGGTTATTGAGTTTTACTGCACATAtaaatgaacaaaaaaaaaacaataaaattgTTAAATATTCAAGTGTATATATTGGTAATCCacatataaaatatactGATATTAATCTAAGGTAA